A stretch of Henckelia pumila isolate YLH828 chromosome 4, ASM3356847v2, whole genome shotgun sequence DNA encodes these proteins:
- the LOC140865325 gene encoding uncharacterized protein, protein MGSAILFCFSLASIVVFVIQFQAHAAPAGPLIKHLSSIVKWTKSSSKTQHQSDASVLQFEDGYLVETVVEGSELGVVPYSIRVSQDGELFAVDAVNNNIMRITPPLSQYSRARLVAGSFQGHTGHVDGKPSDARFHHPKGVAIDDKGNVYVADTSNLAIRKIGEAGVTTIAGGKSNVAGYRDGPSEDAKFSNDFDVLYVRPSCSLLVIDRGNAALRQISLNKEDCDYENSSVSTTDILMLVGAILVGYTSCMLQRGFGSSIFSRMPGTSGTTLEEQSASKELPTPVAVPVKDEQEAGWPSFGQLVWDLSKLALEALGGIFVQFNPLLLKRNNSKRNLTPLKDTLIMPEDEAEQPLARKQRTPTPLSETRQTHAPMPSERFSEAKPSERFSEAKPPKTRSTSLKDPNSSSKHRSSRRQEYAEFYGSSEVPQYGQVRSKSQKEKSKHRVREKGVETNFGASALESKPAEINATTYERTKYDPFHLRSKYGDSYRY, encoded by the exons ATGGGGTCTGCTATTCTTTTTTGCTTTTCTTTAGCCTCCATTGTTGTCTTCGTGATTCAGTTCCAAGCTCATGCTGCTCCCGCGG GGCCATTGATAAAGCATTTGTCCTCTATTGTGAAATGGACCAAGTCGTCATCCAAAACACAACACCAATCAG ATGCCAGTGTGCTTCAATTTGAAGATGGATATCTGGTTGAGACAGTTGTCGAAGGGAGCGAGCTTGGGGTTGTGCCATACTCCATCCGAGTTTCACAAGACGGAGAGCTCTTCGCTGTGGATGCTGTTAATAACAACATCATGCGGATTACACCACCACTATCCCAAT ATAGCAGAGCAAGATTGGTTGCGGGATCATTTCAGGGTCACACTGGCCATGTGGATGGAAAACCAAGTGATGCTCGTTTCCATCATCCAAAAGGAGTTGCTATTGACGATAAAGGGAATGTTTATGTTGCCGATACGTCAAATCTCGCCATTAGGAAGATTGGAGAAGCAG GTGTGACAACTATTGCTGGAGGAAAATCAAATGTTGCAGGATACAGGGATGGACCAAGTGAAgatgcaaaattctcaaatgactTTGATGTCTTATATGTCAGGCCTAGTTGTTCTTTGTTAGTTATTGACAGAGGTAATGCCGCTCTTCGCCAAATCTCCCTGAATAAGGAAGACTGTGATTACGAGAACAGCTCTGTTTCAACTACAG ATATTTTGATGCTTGTGGGTGCTATCCTAGTTGGGTACACTTCATGTATGCTTCAACGAGGATTTGGCTCCTCAATATTTTCCAGGATG CCGGGGACTAGTGGAACCACACTTGAAGAGCAATCAGCAAGCAAGGAATTGCCAACCCCTGTTGCCGTGCCTGTGAAAGATGAACAAGAAGCCGGATGGCCGTCTTTTGGACAGTTGGTGTGGGACCTGTCCAAACTTGCCCTGGAAGCACTAGGTGGCATTTTTGTTCAATTCAATCCTTTACTCTTGAAACGAAATAATTCCAAAAGAAACCTTACTCCATTGAAAGACACTCTTATCATGCCTGAAGATGAGGCCGAGCAACCTTTAGCTCGGAAACAGAGAACTCCAACTCCCCTTTCTGAAACCAGGCAGACTCATGCTCCAATGCCTAGTGAAAGATTTTCAGAAGCAAAACCTAGTGAAAGATTTTCAGAAGCAAAGCCTCCTAAAACTCGCTCCACAAGCTTAAAAGATCCAAATTCATCAAGCAAGCACAGATCTTCAAGGAGACAAGAATATGCTGAGTTTTATGGATCAAGTGAGGTTCCACAGTATGGACAAGTCAGGTCCAAGAGCCAGAAAGAGAAGTCAAAGCATCGTGTGCGAGAGAAAGGTGTAGAGACGAATTTTGGAGCATCTGCGTTGGAATCGAAGCCTGCTGAAATCAATGCAACCACCTATGAACGTACAAAGTATGATCCTTTTCATCTCAGGAGCAAATATGGAGATTCATATCGTTATTAA
- the LOC140864302 gene encoding uncharacterized protein: MGCAGSKQTKGRVGNIRKPKPWKHPQKLTKSQLIQLQEEFWHTAPHNGGTKEIWDALREAAEADPTVAQAILDNAGIIAHNPDMTVCFDGEGTRYELPKYVLSDPTNLIRDS; this comes from the exons ATGGGGTGTGCTGGATCCAAGCAAACTAAAG GAAGAGTTGGAAATATTAGAAAGCCGAAACCTTGGAAGCATCCACAGAAACTTACGAAGAGTCAGCTTATACAGCTTCAAGAAGAGTTTTGGCACACTGCTCCTCACAATGGTGGTACCAAAG AAATTTGGGATGCACTCAGAGAAGCTGCAGAAGCTGATCCAACTGTTGCTCAGGCAATCTTAGACAATGCAGGGATCATAGCTCATAATCCTGATATGACAGTTTGCTTTGATGGAGAAGGCACGAGGTACGAGCTGCCAAAGTATGTTTTGAGTGACCCAACAAACTTGATACGAGATAGTTGA
- the LOC140864301 gene encoding uncharacterized protein isoform X1 — translation MAEIETLGILDEVRSIVSDKLQVVSYKWLSRNFLVSSNVAKSLLQDFVEKYGSELEVIFSLSGWLKDKPSTYHIRLVSKNKLTDAKQEFEGHCSVHVYSVQACLPKDPATLWNHEFVQAEDFCKQPLPDDNCLRDNRFSGVSNSFVKRNAGKTPLASASVQSNAAKISGLSVSTSSHGTTEIPRPQQKKVQHSSPNVGLPSPNIVKNVKNESDVKLDLGQDPQLAANEEKVPQLFPKKKKDPNDKTSSGTGGSLASMWGRASAKSNPDVTSAQANSSKQKSAAASAEAQICAREAEHVSSDDDCQDFNVKRTSNGEGNRKRRVVFDMSDEEDEYQNTISLASPDPPKNSTLGSKQGSSVSGMECNLSFDEKENKPKIKEVREADVKPKQPVGDKTIVKDEKVESPISEKSESHVRGTGASMRDNVADAGSKRRKVLKTRIDERGREVTEVVWEGEEPESKSDDNSVKKEGNNAVNNSTDRPLVARKSPSVGGNAPANQAGKGGNKKAANKDPKQGNILSFFKKV, via the exons ATGGCCGAAATCGAAACCCTAGGCATCCTCGACGAGGTTCGATCCATCGTATCCGACAAGCTTCAAGTG GTTTCCTACAAATGGCTTAGTCGAAATTTTTTGGTGTCATCTAATGTTGCAAAGAG TTTGCTACAGGACTTCGTCGAGAAATATGGAAGCGAATTAGAAGTGATATTTTCTTTATCGGGCTGGTTGAAGGATAAACCTTCTACTTACCATATAAGGCTGGTTTCCAAGAATAAGCTTACAG ATGCAAAACAGGAGTTCGAAGGACATTGTTCTGTTCATGTCTACAGTGTACAAGCCTGTCTTCCTAAGGATCCAGCTACCCTTTGGAACCACGAGTTTGTCCAAGCTGAGGATTTCTGTAAGCAGCCACTGCCAGATGATAATTGTCTGCGAGATAATAG GTTTTCTGGTGTTTCAAATTCCTTTGTTAAGCGAAATGCTGGCAAAACACCTTTGGCCTCTGCTTCCGTGCAGTCAAATGCAGCAAAAATCTCAGGGTTGTCTGTTAGTACTTCTTCGCATGGTACTACGGAAATTCCACGCCCTCAGCAGAAAAAAGTCCAGCACTCAAGTCCTAATGTTGGGTTGCCATCTCCTAACATTGTaaaaaatgtcaaaaatgaAAGTGATGTAAAGCTAGATCTGGGACAGGATCCCCAGCTTGCTGCAAATGAAGAAAAAGTTCCTCAGctgtttcctaaaaagaaaaagGATCCAAATGATAAAACTTCTTCTGGAACAGGAGGTTCTCTGGCTAGCATGTGGGGTCGTGCATCTGCAAAATCAAATCCAGATGTTACCTCCGCACAAGCCAACAGCTCCAAGCAAAAATCTGCTG CAGCTAGTGCTGAGGCTCAAATTTGTGCTCGTGAAGCAGAACATGTGAGCAGTGATGACGATTGCCAAGATTTTAATGTAAAGAGAACTTCTAATGGTGAAGGAAATAGAAAGCGAAGAGTTGTATTTGATATGTCAGATGAAGAAGATGAGTATCAAAATACGATTAGTCTGGCATCTCCTGATCCTCCGAAAAATTCTACTCTAGGTTCAAAGCAAGGGTCAAGTGTTTCAGGCATGGAGTGCAACTTAAGTTTTGATGAGAAGGAAAATAAACCCAAAATCAAGGAAGTGAGAGAAGCTGATGTAAAACCTAAACAGCCTGTGGGTGATAAAACTATAGTCAAAGATGAGAAGGTTGAATCTCCCATATCGGAGAAGAGCGAAAGCCATGTTCGCGGGACCGGTGCAAGTATGAGGGATAATGTGGCTGATGCTGGATCTAAAAGAAGAAAAGTGTTGAAGACACGGATTGATGAACGTGGAAGAGAAG TTACCGAAGTTGTTTGGGAGGGGGAAGAGCCAGAATCGAAATCTGATGATAATTCTGTCAAGAAAGAGGGGAACAATGCAGTGAATAATTCTACTGACAG GCCACTTGTGGCCAGGAAGTCACCTTCTGTAGGAGGCAATGCTCCAGCAAACCAAGCAGGGAAAGGTGGAAACAAGAAAGCCGCAAATAAGGATCCTAAACAAGGAAACATCCTCTCATTTTTCAAGAAGGTTTGA
- the LOC140864301 gene encoding uncharacterized protein isoform X2: MAEIETLGILDEVRSIVSDKLQVVSYKWLSRNFLVSSNVAKSLLQDFVEKYGSELEVIFSLSGWLKDKPSTYHIRLVSKNKLTDAKQEFEGHCSVHVYSVQACLPKDPATLWNHEFVQAEDFCKQPLPDDNCLRDNRFSGVSNSFVKRNAGKTPLASASVQSNAAKISGLSVSTSSHGTTEIPRPQQKKVQHSSPNVGLPSPNIVKNVKNESDVKLDLGQDPQLAANEEKVPQLFPKKKKDPNDKTSSGTGGSLASMWGRASAKSNPDVTSAQANSSKQKSAASAEAQICAREAEHVSSDDDCQDFNVKRTSNGEGNRKRRVVFDMSDEEDEYQNTISLASPDPPKNSTLGSKQGSSVSGMECNLSFDEKENKPKIKEVREADVKPKQPVGDKTIVKDEKVESPISEKSESHVRGTGASMRDNVADAGSKRRKVLKTRIDERGREVTEVVWEGEEPESKSDDNSVKKEGNNAVNNSTDRPLVARKSPSVGGNAPANQAGKGGNKKAANKDPKQGNILSFFKKV, encoded by the exons ATGGCCGAAATCGAAACCCTAGGCATCCTCGACGAGGTTCGATCCATCGTATCCGACAAGCTTCAAGTG GTTTCCTACAAATGGCTTAGTCGAAATTTTTTGGTGTCATCTAATGTTGCAAAGAG TTTGCTACAGGACTTCGTCGAGAAATATGGAAGCGAATTAGAAGTGATATTTTCTTTATCGGGCTGGTTGAAGGATAAACCTTCTACTTACCATATAAGGCTGGTTTCCAAGAATAAGCTTACAG ATGCAAAACAGGAGTTCGAAGGACATTGTTCTGTTCATGTCTACAGTGTACAAGCCTGTCTTCCTAAGGATCCAGCTACCCTTTGGAACCACGAGTTTGTCCAAGCTGAGGATTTCTGTAAGCAGCCACTGCCAGATGATAATTGTCTGCGAGATAATAG GTTTTCTGGTGTTTCAAATTCCTTTGTTAAGCGAAATGCTGGCAAAACACCTTTGGCCTCTGCTTCCGTGCAGTCAAATGCAGCAAAAATCTCAGGGTTGTCTGTTAGTACTTCTTCGCATGGTACTACGGAAATTCCACGCCCTCAGCAGAAAAAAGTCCAGCACTCAAGTCCTAATGTTGGGTTGCCATCTCCTAACATTGTaaaaaatgtcaaaaatgaAAGTGATGTAAAGCTAGATCTGGGACAGGATCCCCAGCTTGCTGCAAATGAAGAAAAAGTTCCTCAGctgtttcctaaaaagaaaaagGATCCAAATGATAAAACTTCTTCTGGAACAGGAGGTTCTCTGGCTAGCATGTGGGGTCGTGCATCTGCAAAATCAAATCCAGATGTTACCTCCGCACAAGCCAACAGCTCCAAGCAAAAATCTGCTG CTAGTGCTGAGGCTCAAATTTGTGCTCGTGAAGCAGAACATGTGAGCAGTGATGACGATTGCCAAGATTTTAATGTAAAGAGAACTTCTAATGGTGAAGGAAATAGAAAGCGAAGAGTTGTATTTGATATGTCAGATGAAGAAGATGAGTATCAAAATACGATTAGTCTGGCATCTCCTGATCCTCCGAAAAATTCTACTCTAGGTTCAAAGCAAGGGTCAAGTGTTTCAGGCATGGAGTGCAACTTAAGTTTTGATGAGAAGGAAAATAAACCCAAAATCAAGGAAGTGAGAGAAGCTGATGTAAAACCTAAACAGCCTGTGGGTGATAAAACTATAGTCAAAGATGAGAAGGTTGAATCTCCCATATCGGAGAAGAGCGAAAGCCATGTTCGCGGGACCGGTGCAAGTATGAGGGATAATGTGGCTGATGCTGGATCTAAAAGAAGAAAAGTGTTGAAGACACGGATTGATGAACGTGGAAGAGAAG TTACCGAAGTTGTTTGGGAGGGGGAAGAGCCAGAATCGAAATCTGATGATAATTCTGTCAAGAAAGAGGGGAACAATGCAGTGAATAATTCTACTGACAG GCCACTTGTGGCCAGGAAGTCACCTTCTGTAGGAGGCAATGCTCCAGCAAACCAAGCAGGGAAAGGTGGAAACAAGAAAGCCGCAAATAAGGATCCTAAACAAGGAAACATCCTCTCATTTTTCAAGAAGGTTTGA